A region of Myxococcus stipitatus DSM 14675 DNA encodes the following proteins:
- a CDS encoding pyridoxal-phosphate dependent enzyme — MPLHIQTPYIRSRAASLRLGKDVFLKLDALQPSGSFKLRGIGAVCEARQAAGARRFVSSSSGNAGIAVAYSGRELGVPVLVVVPESSSARARDRIRFEGAELAVHGASWAEANAYAQSVMGANDAFVHPFDDPGLWPGHATMVDEMAATGPKPDAVVVAVGGGGLLCGVLEGLARNGWGDVPVVATETEGADCYARSLQAGRPIELPAITSIATSLGAKRPSSAAVEWATRHSIEPVVVSDAAAVAACLRFLDEHQLLVEPSCGSALAALETASPVLAAASRIAVIVCGGVTATVEALQDFHRREG, encoded by the coding sequence ATGCCACTCCACATCCAGACGCCCTACATCCGCTCGCGAGCCGCGTCCCTTCGGCTCGGCAAAGACGTCTTCTTGAAGCTCGATGCGTTGCAGCCGTCGGGCTCGTTCAAGCTCCGTGGGATAGGTGCGGTCTGCGAGGCGAGGCAGGCCGCGGGGGCCCGTCGCTTCGTGTCGTCCTCGAGCGGCAACGCGGGCATCGCGGTGGCCTACTCGGGCCGGGAGCTCGGCGTCCCCGTGCTCGTCGTGGTCCCCGAGAGCTCGTCCGCGCGCGCACGTGACCGGATTCGTTTCGAGGGCGCGGAGTTGGCGGTCCACGGCGCATCGTGGGCGGAGGCGAACGCGTACGCGCAATCCGTGATGGGCGCGAACGATGCGTTCGTTCACCCCTTCGACGACCCGGGCCTGTGGCCGGGCCACGCGACGATGGTCGACGAGATGGCGGCGACAGGACCGAAGCCCGATGCGGTCGTGGTGGCGGTCGGCGGTGGTGGGTTGCTGTGCGGCGTGCTCGAAGGGCTGGCTCGCAACGGTTGGGGCGATGTGCCCGTCGTGGCCACGGAGACCGAAGGGGCGGACTGCTATGCGCGCTCGCTCCAAGCGGGGCGGCCCATCGAGCTGCCCGCGATCACGAGCATCGCCACGTCGCTCGGTGCGAAGCGGCCGTCCAGCGCGGCCGTCGAGTGGGCGACGCGCCACTCCATCGAACCTGTCGTCGTGTCCGATGCGGCGGCGGTGGCGGCCTGCCTGCGGTTCCTCGATGAGCACCAGCTGCTCGTGGAGCCCTCGTGCGGGAGCGCGCTGGCCGCGCTCGAGACGGCATCGCCGGTGCTTGCCGCCGCCTCACGCATCGCCGTGATTGTCTGCGGCGGCGTCACGGCGACGGTGGAGGCCCTGCAGGACTTCCATCGCCGGGAGGGATGA
- a CDS encoding HEAT repeat domain-containing protein encodes MSPHHPVELTSRNLRTLLTQRLRTERLAPEELRALLAASEPGEVHAALLHLKQRMERLEGGDTPEVLLEALPKALGACTPETQVLLAELARLIPPALPLTSLVSLTNGGGPLSVEAEVAWLITDLLREPAKLTALPMGGRLLRAVQRLSPAEASDAEALVDALCAHGAPEIQLEGLRHLGHALELGLVTLTQALELSVRAMDATDERVALRALELLAEPWATRSEHVAALRSPPLPAGRSERLVLASLRVLARRGDAGALRRVLEDPRHSNPVRREALALMAPFAGPSELSLALHLCREDPLFFGPTGAEVLQTLYRRGVRCEPDDVPGVCELFVSSPTVSPALIAEVLSPRQREYVDSLETLSVSSPEFSRHLSLLREMDGPEALGLLRSLLVRPEAQSVRPELIEALGHQGREVVEEDLLGCFDAEPWACLAALRHVGGERTAEFLRTHPGLPSAEWRAEALALSAVLEETSAPVPEGGGMGQEVLASLQPVYDDAAFAEVSRLALQTQHPLRLQAIGQLGRESRRRTLRPLGQLLLDADEQVRAAAQQAIVQVGRGLHASGRMRPIPTRESADGAGARLVTECLLEQLQQRDLSDAQLERVLSQLVGRTHPLLARRLRRFLRHGSVQVQKLTLECLAQSGDARTVAWLVPFARAEDIYRLRQALSGLGEFKVEWAVPVLAEGLAHPNMNIKKTAAEALVKAGPGWPPPIGVMLDWVRRHDNPGLRESLVRALRATCARGYVATLLDALPRASKPREQTLLCEALSGVLSPRTLVALLRRDAPSATVLKDAVLGGVLELSLEARAELEMLLRRHGLSDRMPSTSEDPEQARLLRERRLDEDLAWMDDVLSTQDMGVLEAEAEDLTRLLSGLGSSGLTEARAAVLRRHLDRLRPLLDSTHSASRRLALALLRTLSGRLSETERVGVLAELRRAWAEGRLEPHQVLTALYEQRAEPSLEEARMASALPEESLAQWGAERLVLAEELSGPRLLEALTQARSYAVQRFFVPHALREVPPLQVLAVALREQNANLLEEVRRAWDSRVPEDVLLAALAPAVETGTPSQVETLTRWMADLGTEAARASLRRLARHTERGIALAALTALETPVSGEDEALLVDLLTHDPIDVRRQAARQLSRVRGLPRLQSLFDTLGEARPLRWVPPSAMDRRELETLRARLAAVEAGVEGEVWLDSLMELLEGLRPKPSLFPTQVLLLLDVWRLGRGRTEKRAAAVLRSYPPTRVLPFVLPMLREGHTAALQVLSGDLALGPELMTLFLRARGLDRKHFLEWLQRGASAQGRDSRTLEDALLNIVDEDEAHRALASKVLGGLASWGNRDDAFRLGERLLALANRKEGAWAIGVMEQGLERQGPEVRIALLSRVTSPTLRAEVVDMLAPLLLEDPSLEKSLTVEVMRDVERKLESLAWEVPEPELAAMKWMVVRKKPRVAERLTEHLTHRKSSIRIQAHRLLKNLVPRETYLELTCVLLGDTEAGHVVRAIRTLSFGGHLPAVAQIAALLHDRRNAVARAAREALLVMGDAALPILRGELARARPDRRERLTQVISSLAPTTHA; translated from the coding sequence ATGTCTCCGCATCATCCCGTCGAGCTCACCTCGCGCAACCTCCGCACCCTCCTCACCCAGCGCCTCCGCACCGAACGGCTCGCGCCCGAGGAGCTCCGTGCCCTGCTCGCCGCGTCCGAGCCCGGAGAGGTCCACGCGGCCCTGCTGCATCTGAAGCAGCGCATGGAGCGACTGGAGGGCGGTGACACGCCTGAGGTCCTCCTGGAAGCGCTGCCCAAGGCCCTCGGCGCGTGCACACCCGAGACACAGGTCCTCCTGGCAGAGCTGGCCCGCCTGATTCCGCCAGCACTTCCCCTGACGAGCCTGGTGTCCCTGACGAACGGAGGGGGTCCCCTCTCCGTCGAGGCCGAGGTCGCCTGGCTCATCACGGACCTCCTCCGTGAGCCCGCGAAGCTGACCGCCTTGCCGATGGGAGGCCGGCTGCTGCGCGCAGTCCAGCGACTCTCTCCCGCCGAGGCCTCCGACGCGGAAGCCCTCGTCGACGCGCTGTGCGCCCACGGGGCCCCCGAAATCCAGCTCGAGGGACTTCGCCATCTGGGCCATGCGCTCGAGCTGGGGCTCGTGACCTTGACGCAGGCCTTGGAGCTGAGCGTCCGCGCGATGGACGCCACGGATGAGCGCGTGGCGCTGCGGGCCCTGGAGCTGCTCGCCGAGCCCTGGGCCACCCGGTCCGAGCACGTCGCAGCCCTCCGCTCGCCTCCGTTGCCAGCAGGTCGCTCGGAGCGACTTGTCCTCGCATCGCTGCGAGTCCTCGCACGTCGAGGAGACGCCGGGGCGCTGCGGCGCGTGCTCGAGGACCCACGACACTCGAACCCTGTCCGACGCGAGGCCCTGGCGCTGATGGCCCCCTTCGCGGGCCCCAGCGAGCTGTCCTTGGCGCTGCACCTCTGCCGCGAAGACCCGCTCTTCTTCGGGCCCACAGGCGCAGAGGTGCTCCAGACGCTCTATCGCAGGGGTGTCCGCTGCGAGCCTGACGACGTCCCCGGTGTGTGCGAGCTGTTCGTCTCCAGTCCGACGGTCTCCCCTGCCCTCATCGCGGAGGTGCTGAGCCCCCGGCAGCGTGAGTACGTCGACTCGCTGGAGACACTGTCGGTCTCGAGCCCGGAGTTCTCCCGCCACCTCTCGCTCCTGAGGGAGATGGACGGCCCCGAGGCCCTCGGCCTGCTCCGCTCGCTGCTCGTCCGACCTGAAGCACAGTCCGTCCGGCCGGAGCTCATCGAGGCCCTCGGGCACCAGGGTCGTGAGGTCGTCGAGGAGGACCTCCTCGGCTGTTTCGACGCCGAGCCCTGGGCCTGCCTCGCGGCACTTCGTCACGTGGGCGGCGAGCGCACCGCGGAGTTCCTCCGCACCCATCCGGGCCTGCCCTCCGCCGAATGGCGCGCCGAGGCACTCGCGCTGTCAGCGGTGCTCGAGGAGACCTCGGCGCCCGTGCCCGAAGGCGGTGGCATGGGCCAGGAGGTGCTCGCGAGCCTCCAGCCCGTCTATGACGATGCCGCCTTCGCCGAGGTCTCTCGCCTCGCGCTCCAGACGCAGCATCCCTTGCGGCTCCAGGCCATTGGACAGCTCGGCCGCGAGTCCCGACGGCGCACGCTGCGACCACTGGGGCAGCTCTTGCTCGACGCCGATGAGCAGGTCCGCGCCGCGGCACAGCAGGCCATTGTCCAGGTGGGGCGCGGGCTCCATGCCAGTGGCCGCATGCGCCCGATACCCACGCGCGAATCCGCGGATGGCGCTGGCGCACGGCTCGTCACGGAATGTCTGCTCGAACAACTTCAGCAGCGAGACCTGAGTGACGCACAGCTCGAGCGGGTGTTGAGCCAGCTCGTCGGGCGGACACATCCGTTGCTCGCGCGGCGTCTGCGGCGCTTCCTGCGCCATGGCAGCGTGCAGGTGCAGAAGCTGACGCTCGAGTGCCTCGCGCAGTCCGGAGACGCGCGGACCGTCGCCTGGCTCGTGCCTTTCGCGCGCGCGGAGGACATCTATCGGCTGAGGCAAGCGCTGAGCGGGCTCGGGGAGTTCAAGGTGGAGTGGGCAGTGCCCGTCCTCGCGGAGGGGCTCGCTCATCCCAACATGAACATCAAGAAGACCGCCGCCGAGGCGCTCGTCAAAGCGGGCCCCGGCTGGCCCCCGCCCATCGGGGTGATGCTGGACTGGGTCCGCCGCCACGACAACCCAGGTCTGCGCGAGTCCCTGGTCCGCGCACTCCGCGCCACCTGCGCGCGAGGCTACGTGGCGACCCTCCTGGATGCGCTCCCGCGCGCAAGCAAACCCCGTGAGCAGACGCTGCTGTGCGAGGCGCTCTCGGGAGTGCTGTCACCTCGGACGCTCGTGGCCCTGCTGCGTCGGGATGCGCCCAGTGCGACGGTGCTGAAGGACGCGGTCCTCGGGGGAGTCCTCGAGCTCTCGCTCGAAGCGCGCGCGGAGCTGGAGATGCTGCTGCGCCGCCATGGCCTGTCGGACCGGATGCCCTCCACGTCCGAGGACCCCGAGCAGGCGAGACTGCTCCGCGAGCGGCGCCTGGACGAAGACCTGGCGTGGATGGATGACGTGCTGTCCACCCAGGACATGGGCGTGCTCGAAGCCGAGGCGGAGGACCTGACCCGGCTGCTCTCGGGACTGGGGAGCTCGGGTCTCACGGAGGCTCGCGCGGCCGTCCTGAGACGGCACCTCGACAGGCTTCGCCCTCTGCTGGACAGCACGCACTCCGCATCACGGCGACTGGCGCTCGCGCTGCTGCGGACACTCTCCGGACGACTGTCCGAGACCGAGCGGGTGGGAGTGCTCGCGGAGCTCCGACGCGCCTGGGCGGAGGGCCGGCTCGAACCTCACCAGGTCCTCACGGCCCTGTATGAGCAGAGGGCCGAGCCGTCCCTCGAAGAGGCTCGAATGGCCTCGGCGCTCCCGGAGGAGTCGTTGGCGCAGTGGGGAGCCGAGCGACTCGTGCTCGCGGAGGAGCTGTCGGGCCCGCGCTTGCTGGAGGCCCTGACGCAGGCCCGCTCGTACGCAGTCCAGCGGTTCTTCGTGCCGCACGCGCTCCGGGAGGTGCCACCGCTCCAGGTCCTCGCCGTCGCCCTGCGTGAGCAGAACGCGAACCTGCTCGAAGAGGTCCGCCGGGCCTGGGACTCGCGTGTTCCGGAAGACGTGCTCCTCGCGGCGCTGGCTCCCGCCGTCGAGACAGGAACGCCCTCCCAGGTGGAGACACTCACGCGGTGGATGGCGGACCTCGGAACAGAAGCGGCCCGTGCGTCGCTGCGGCGGCTCGCGCGCCACACGGAGCGAGGGATTGCCCTCGCCGCGCTCACGGCGCTCGAAACGCCTGTGTCGGGAGAGGATGAGGCGTTGCTCGTGGACCTGCTGACCCACGACCCCATCGACGTCCGCCGACAAGCCGCGAGACAGCTCTCACGGGTGCGGGGACTGCCTCGACTCCAGTCGCTCTTCGACACGCTTGGCGAAGCGCGGCCGCTCCGGTGGGTGCCTCCGAGCGCGATGGACCGGAGGGAGCTGGAGACCCTGCGTGCGCGGCTCGCCGCGGTGGAAGCAGGCGTGGAGGGAGAGGTCTGGCTGGATTCGCTGATGGAGCTGCTCGAGGGGCTCCGCCCGAAGCCGAGTTTGTTTCCGACGCAGGTCCTGCTCCTGCTCGACGTGTGGCGACTGGGTCGGGGACGGACGGAGAAGCGAGCGGCGGCCGTGCTCCGCTCGTATCCCCCCACTCGGGTGCTGCCCTTCGTCCTCCCGATGCTTCGCGAAGGACACACCGCGGCGCTCCAGGTCCTCTCGGGCGACCTGGCGCTGGGACCTGAGTTGATGACGTTGTTCCTCCGGGCACGGGGCCTGGACAGGAAGCACTTCCTGGAGTGGCTCCAGCGAGGAGCCTCCGCACAGGGGCGCGACAGTCGGACGCTGGAGGACGCGCTCTTGAACATCGTCGACGAAGACGAGGCGCATCGCGCGCTCGCGTCGAAGGTCCTCGGTGGACTTGCGTCCTGGGGGAACCGCGACGATGCCTTCCGCCTGGGCGAGCGCCTCCTCGCGTTGGCGAACCGCAAGGAGGGCGCCTGGGCGATCGGGGTGATGGAGCAGGGCCTGGAACGACAGGGCCCCGAGGTGCGCATCGCACTGCTCTCCCGAGTCACCTCGCCGACGCTGCGGGCGGAGGTCGTCGACATGCTCGCCCCGCTGCTGTTGGAAGACCCCTCTCTCGAGAAGAGCCTCACGGTGGAGGTGATGCGCGACGTCGAGAGGAAGCTGGAGTCCCTGGCCTGGGAAGTCCCGGAGCCGGAGCTGGCGGCGATGAAGTGGATGGTGGTTCGGAAGAAGCCGCGCGTCGCCGAGCGGCTGACGGAGCACCTGACGCACCGGAAGTCCTCGATACGCATTCAAGCGCACCGACTGCTCAAGAACCTGGTGCCACGGGAGACGTATCTGGAGCTGACGTGTGTCCTGCTCGGGGACACGGAGGCCGGGCACGTCGTGCGGGCCATCCGGACGCTCTCCTTTGGAGGTCACCTCCCCGCGGTCGCACAGATAGCCGCGCTGCTCCATGACCGCCGCAATGCCGTGGCGCGCGCGGCCAGGGAGGCATTGCTCGTCATGGGGGACGCCGCGCTGCCCATCCTCCGAGGGGAACTCGCCCGTGCCCGTCCGGACCGCCGCGAGCGACTGACCCAGGTCATTTCGAGCCTGGCGCCCACGACACACGCTTGA
- a CDS encoding MFS transporter, with protein MTTAVVEPSRLRPWFGLFTVLSLVLLVAMDGSVLYLAMPRITSALTPSADQSLWILDIYGFVVGSLLVTFGNIGDRYGRLLLIRVGASIFGLGSLGAAFSSTPEVLIASRALMGLGGATLLPSGLAIISAMFPDARERAQAISIFAATFAAGFAIGPVLGGMLLQSFDWGVVFLINVPVVLAFLLAAPVFLRDARSTNHGRIDVPSLLLSFVGILLFTWSVKTAAAYGLGGSQLGVGGVGLTALVLFVMRQTRLEHPLLDLGLFRDPVFSIAILTGLLSLVVWSATGYLMGSYLQSVLDRPVFTAAMLTLPGAVVLTAACVWTSRLVERIGRKAALVATHFLIGGGVLLLLFTGLDAGATVFIASSVVAGLGYGLSFSLVAEIAVSAVPVERAGAAGAIAETSNELGNALGISLLGSVAAICFRLYGPGVAGTLNETLAHASLTPELALQARQAFLTGLHVAAGIGGTMMLLLGILSWRWLPRRLPE; from the coding sequence ATGACAACCGCTGTCGTCGAACCGTCACGCCTCCGGCCGTGGTTTGGCCTGTTCACCGTCCTGAGCCTCGTGCTCCTCGTCGCGATGGATGGCTCGGTGCTCTACCTCGCCATGCCGCGCATCACCTCCGCGCTCACGCCGAGCGCGGACCAGTCGCTCTGGATTCTCGACATCTATGGCTTCGTCGTCGGCTCGCTGCTGGTCACCTTCGGCAACATCGGTGACCGCTACGGGCGGCTGCTGCTCATCCGGGTGGGCGCGAGCATCTTCGGCCTCGGCTCCCTGGGCGCGGCCTTCTCCTCCACGCCCGAGGTGCTCATCGCCAGCCGGGCGCTGATGGGCTTGGGTGGCGCCACGCTGCTGCCTTCGGGGCTCGCCATCATCAGCGCGATGTTCCCCGACGCGCGCGAGCGGGCACAGGCCATCAGCATCTTCGCCGCCACGTTCGCCGCGGGGTTCGCCATCGGACCGGTGCTGGGCGGGATGTTGCTCCAGTCCTTCGACTGGGGCGTGGTGTTCCTCATCAACGTGCCCGTGGTCCTCGCCTTCCTGCTGGCGGCGCCTGTCTTCCTCCGGGACGCGCGCTCGACGAACCACGGCCGCATCGACGTGCCGAGCCTGCTCCTGTCCTTCGTGGGCATCCTCCTCTTCACCTGGTCGGTGAAGACAGCCGCCGCGTATGGACTGGGTGGCAGCCAGTTGGGGGTGGGCGGAGTGGGCCTCACCGCGCTGGTCCTGTTCGTGATGAGGCAGACACGGCTCGAGCACCCGCTGCTGGACCTGGGCCTCTTCCGAGACCCGGTCTTCTCCATCGCCATCCTCACCGGGCTGCTGTCGCTCGTCGTCTGGTCCGCCACGGGCTACCTCATGGGCAGCTATCTGCAATCCGTGCTCGACCGACCTGTGTTCACCGCGGCGATGCTGACCCTGCCCGGGGCCGTCGTCCTCACCGCGGCGTGCGTCTGGACCAGCCGGCTGGTGGAGCGCATCGGCCGGAAGGCGGCGCTGGTCGCGACCCACTTCTTGATTGGAGGAGGCGTCCTCCTGCTCCTGTTCACGGGCCTCGACGCGGGGGCGACTGTCTTCATCGCCTCGAGTGTGGTCGCGGGCCTCGGCTATGGGCTCTCATTCAGCCTGGTCGCCGAGATCGCTGTGTCCGCGGTTCCCGTCGAGCGCGCGGGGGCAGCGGGGGCCATCGCGGAGACAAGCAATGAGCTGGGCAACGCCCTGGGAATCTCGCTGCTCGGCTCGGTCGCGGCCATCTGCTTCCGGCTCTACGGCCCGGGCGTCGCGGGGACCCTGAATGAAACCCTGGCGCACGCCAGCCTGACACCGGAGCTCGCGCTCCAAGCCAGACAGGCGTTCCTCACGGGCCTGCATGTCGCCGCGGGCATCGGCGGGACGATGATGCTCCTGCTCGGAATCCTCTCCTGGCGCTGGCTCCCTCGGCGATTGCCGGAGTGA
- a CDS encoding LysR family transcriptional regulator — protein sequence MDSSSMRRVELRHLRYFVAVAEAGSMVAGARAIGIVQPALSRQIRELEEAVGTPLLVRRSTGISLTAAGASFLRDATRLLQELQDSHERALRSAEGQLGELRLGVLPNYFPLPVVSTLLKAFRTTCPDVMLSIAPMLSADQAAAIMRGELDGGIMAWRQDVAPHLSGVRLRRDRFVLAMLASPGKRFRAPRRLTELADAPFIWFDPLRSAAHHRFLLEQCRRVGFTPHIAQVGSDIPTLIGLVAAGMGYAFVPESTAPTCPRTVRLVALDELADRFDVEFVYDGRTDAPVVRQFLTALRATVNA from the coding sequence ATGGACAGCTCCAGCATGCGGCGGGTCGAGCTTCGACATCTGCGCTACTTCGTCGCGGTCGCGGAGGCGGGCAGCATGGTGGCCGGTGCCCGAGCCATCGGCATCGTGCAGCCCGCGCTGTCCCGGCAGATTCGCGAGCTGGAGGAAGCAGTCGGCACCCCGCTCCTCGTCCGCCGCTCGACGGGCATCTCGCTCACGGCGGCCGGGGCGAGCTTCCTGCGGGACGCGACCCGCCTCCTCCAGGAGCTCCAGGACAGCCACGAGCGTGCGCTGCGCAGCGCGGAGGGCCAGTTGGGGGAGCTGCGGCTCGGCGTGCTGCCGAACTACTTCCCCCTGCCGGTGGTGTCGACCCTGCTCAAGGCGTTCCGGACGACCTGCCCGGACGTCATGTTGTCCATCGCTCCCATGCTCTCGGCCGACCAGGCGGCGGCCATCATGAGGGGAGAGCTCGACGGCGGCATCATGGCGTGGAGGCAGGACGTGGCGCCGCATCTGTCGGGCGTTCGGCTGCGGCGAGACCGGTTCGTGCTCGCCATGCTGGCCTCGCCCGGCAAGCGCTTCCGCGCCCCGCGTCGACTGACCGAGCTCGCGGACGCGCCGTTCATCTGGTTCGACCCGCTCCGGTCCGCGGCGCATCACCGGTTCCTGCTCGAGCAGTGCCGGCGAGTCGGCTTCACGCCACACATCGCCCAGGTCGGCAGCGACATTCCGACGCTCATCGGACTCGTCGCGGCGGGGATGGGCTACGCCTTCGTCCCGGAGAGCACGGCCCCCACCTGCCCTCGCACCGTGCGACTGGTCGCGCTCGACGAGCTCGCGGACCGCTTCGACGTCGAGTTCGTCTACGACGGGAGGACAGACGCCCCCGTCGTCCGGCAGTTCCTCACGGCCCTGCGCGCGACCGTCAACGCCTGA
- a CDS encoding DUF4038 domain-containing protein: protein MYSWTYRSNGVGISEPGSRARLLRKVLLGAVCSVFAACSSQVEAPGDSAAPESTGQKLIGPTFTFPLKVSANKRYIVDQNNVPFLVNGFNPQSIVTGVDPADFNTIFATKASQGVNSADVWLVQSYSTADSSTWDGIKPFTGTLAQNCEYGPCWDLSTPNDAYFARVDALVAAAHQNNIVLFATPLDGPVTFHQTLVANGATRANQYGRYLGNRYKNNHNIVWWMGGDYFDVDVNDKARMSAVANGIKSTDTVNPKLFVLQLAPTTGTSSLDGDWAVWGNLVTLSGVYNYSAAYYKQHVDYGRTLPAVMPSFLMEPKYEDEEVAARDTRKVAWWSITSGSVGTLYGASHEWQLGAPFPNKSLLNNPTHPGAISMQHLRTFFDGPSGFNWWDLVPDRGPSDPVNGSTIVTHGMCTSGSNSTNCYGNNPVRTNYYATTARTPNGSAVLVYIPSSRTVRVDMTKLCGTSTAKWFNPTNGVYTTIGTSYANTGTQDFTTPAWTSGHQANCEDAAPQSTNCNDWVLTINTHAPCSGAVAPTTTTSAASNVGATGASLNGSANPNGAQTTGWFRYSTSHPGTCNDTFGTRAPATGGVSLGSAGSALAYTQAVTGLAASTTYYFCAIASNPVGVTPASTVLSFTTSAVGTAPTVVTSAATGVTSTSATLNGEGNPQGVASTGWFRYSATHPGSCNDTFGTRAPVSGGINLGSGTAAVSFNQAITGLTSGTTYYVCALASSTAGSGSGQVSSFVANAGSSITIGETNVLSGTDSGLADLLIGNQVALGQTATLQTLSINVKALGTSPGNLTLAVYDSLTGGAPGNLMATTSSFVPAVGWNTVNVVTPVSLPAGTYWLVVGLNNGSTVFAYGGGSGVERWVSRPYGAMPATFPTAGVTQGAGHYSFNATLTP from the coding sequence ATGTACTCATGGACGTATCGTTCCAATGGCGTTGGCATTTCTGAACCGGGCTCTCGAGCCCGCCTGCTGCGGAAGGTCCTGCTCGGTGCCGTCTGCTCGGTGTTCGCTGCCTGTTCCTCACAGGTCGAAGCCCCGGGAGACTCGGCCGCCCCCGAATCCACGGGCCAGAAGCTCATCGGCCCGACATTCACTTTTCCGCTGAAGGTCAGTGCCAACAAGCGCTACATCGTCGACCAGAACAACGTTCCGTTTCTCGTGAACGGATTCAATCCCCAGTCCATCGTCACCGGAGTCGACCCGGCGGACTTCAATACCATCTTCGCCACCAAGGCCAGCCAGGGCGTCAACTCCGCGGATGTCTGGCTGGTCCAGTCCTACTCCACGGCGGACTCGTCCACCTGGGACGGCATCAAGCCCTTCACCGGGACGCTTGCCCAGAATTGCGAGTATGGCCCCTGCTGGGACTTGAGCACGCCGAACGATGCCTACTTCGCGCGCGTCGATGCCCTGGTGGCGGCGGCCCACCAGAACAACATCGTGCTCTTCGCGACCCCGCTCGATGGTCCCGTCACGTTCCACCAGACCCTCGTGGCGAATGGGGCGACGCGGGCGAACCAGTACGGCCGGTATCTCGGCAATCGCTACAAGAACAACCACAACATCGTCTGGTGGATGGGCGGCGACTACTTCGATGTCGACGTCAATGACAAGGCGCGCATGTCCGCGGTGGCGAACGGCATCAAGAGCACGGACACCGTCAATCCGAAGCTCTTCGTGCTCCAGCTCGCGCCCACCACCGGGACCAGCTCCCTGGATGGCGACTGGGCGGTGTGGGGCAACCTGGTCACCCTCAGCGGCGTCTATAATTACAGCGCGGCCTACTACAAGCAGCACGTCGACTATGGGCGGACCCTGCCGGCGGTCATGCCCAGCTTCCTGATGGAGCCCAAGTACGAGGACGAGGAAGTGGCCGCTCGAGACACCCGGAAGGTGGCCTGGTGGTCCATCACCTCCGGCTCCGTCGGCACGCTCTACGGTGCGTCCCACGAGTGGCAGCTGGGCGCGCCGTTCCCCAACAAGTCCTTGCTCAACAACCCGACGCACCCCGGCGCCATCTCGATGCAGCACCTGCGGACCTTCTTCGACGGCCCCAGTGGGTTCAACTGGTGGGACCTGGTTCCGGACCGAGGGCCCAGCGACCCGGTCAATGGCAGCACCATCGTGACCCACGGCATGTGCACCAGCGGGAGCAACAGCACCAACTGCTACGGCAACAACCCTGTTCGGACCAACTACTACGCGACGACGGCGCGGACCCCCAACGGGTCGGCGGTGCTCGTCTACATCCCGTCGTCCCGCACCGTCCGCGTGGACATGACCAAGCTGTGCGGCACCTCCACGGCCAAGTGGTTCAACCCCACCAACGGGGTGTACACGACCATCGGCACCAGCTACGCGAACACCGGGACGCAGGACTTCACCACGCCCGCGTGGACCTCGGGCCACCAGGCGAACTGCGAGGACGCGGCTCCTCAGTCCACGAACTGCAACGACTGGGTGCTCACGATCAACACCCATGCCCCGTGCAGCGGCGCGGTGGCTCCGACCACGACCACCTCGGCGGCCAGCAATGTCGGTGCGACTGGCGCTTCGCTCAATGGCTCGGCCAACCCCAACGGCGCACAGACGACGGGGTGGTTCCGGTACAGCACCAGCCACCCTGGAACCTGCAACGACACGTTCGGAACGCGCGCGCCGGCCACCGGTGGAGTGAGCCTGGGCAGCGCCGGCTCGGCGCTTGCGTACACGCAGGCCGTGACGGGGCTCGCGGCGAGCACGACGTACTACTTCTGCGCCATTGCGAGCAATCCGGTGGGCGTGACTCCCGCGAGCACGGTGCTGTCGTTCACCACGTCGGCCGTGGGCACGGCACCGACGGTCGTCACCTCGGCGGCGACCGGTGTCACGTCGACGAGCGCCACGTTGAACGGGGAGGGCAACCCCCAGGGCGTCGCTTCCACCGGGTGGTTCCGCTACAGCGCGACCCACCCCGGAAGCTGCAATGACACCTTCGGGACGCGTGCTCCGGTCAGCGGCGGCATCAACCTGGGCAGCGGCACCGCGGCCGTCAGCTTCAATCAGGCCATCACGGGGCTGACGTCCGGCACCACGTACTATGTCTGCGCGCTCGCGAGCAGCACCGCCGGCAGCGGCTCTGGGCAGGTGAGCTCGTTCGTGGCCAACGCGGGTTCGTCCATCACCATCGGAGAGACGAACGTCCTGTCGGGGACCGACTCCGGCCTCGCGGACCTGCTGATTGGCAACCAGGTTGCGCTGGGGCAGACGGCCACGCTCCAGACCTTGAGTATCAACGTCAAGGCGCTGGGGACCTCGCCGGGAAATCTGACGCTGGCCGTCTATGACAGCCTGACTGGCGGAGCGCCGGGCAACCTCATGGCGACGACCTCTTCGTTCGTCCCCGCGGTCGGCTGGAACACCGTCAATGTCGTCACGCCGGTCTCTCTTCCCGCGGGCACGTACTGGCTCGTGGTGGGGTTGAACAACGGCAGCACGGTCTTCGCCTATGGCGGCGGTTCGGGTGTTGAGCGCTGGGTCAGCAGGCCCTATGGCGCGATGCCCGCGACCTTCCCCACCGCGGGTGTGACGCAGGGGGCGGGGCACTACTCGTTCAACGCGACACTCACCCCGTAG